A region of Streptomyces sp. WMMC500 DNA encodes the following proteins:
- a CDS encoding serine/threonine-protein kinase, which yields MTHDARPQDTTLDPEAGGVVPRPVAWRTGEVLLGTYQIGELLGQGGMGEVHRVRHLGWQVDLAVKSPRPTLWSQGADAFIDEAGVWVGLPPHPHVCTCHYVRVIGGVPRIFAELVEGGTVAQALRAGRLRTVADILDVAIQMAWGLRAAHQAGVVHQDVKPSNALITADGLVKITDFGLASAQQRTGGTGDVAVGESILATRRGLTPAYASPEQTAGQRVGRRSDVWSWAVSVLELFAGQVTWRWGALAAEALSDAAMPRSVVDLLRECLVPDPAGRPADLGPLAERLIAVYHAEVGVPYPRTAADATTWLADGRNNAALSLMDLGRADQAETSWRQALEVDPHHVYSTFNRYLARWRTGQIADGELVQRLERFRSALPGTDPGRHRMDFLIGTVHLERNDIPAAADLVGRAARALPADPEVVAVQDALAGRKTVDHSPVSLAAGSAAGGPAGTFALSGDGRQGVCGGADGTVGWWDLRTGACLRTAAGHVGEVSSVALSADGGSALSGGEDGRIRRWDSGTGACVTTLTGHDGRVSAVACTDDGRGLSGGADGTVRWWDLGTGRCLRTLTGHDGVVNHVAGVTGTRALSAGADGTVRLWDLGTGTCVRVFTGHRDEVNVVEPVPGEERFLSCGEDGSIRLWEIPGGGCLWVRAYPHPIVEMLAPNQVALSVGPDGRHALAADSEGLVTWWDLAVGRCLRSFHGHRGAVRSVRFVADGRAALSAGIDGTVHRRDLTPGEPAAWAYSRPRTAVDLHADADDFERRLDTARSRLAHGDARSAIAELRRARAVPGFENDTTLATLWRQAGHGGRRTTVLGTRLLRRLPSPAHLAQSVAITPDARYAFTAAGDCVLRWWDLKTDECVATFPSHNGFLSLAVTPDARRALTATETLRWWELTRRTCQREITVPTDKPVFAAAMTPDGRRALSAGADGVLRWWDLPAGRCLKAIEGGFSPVAVLANGLRALSSGPGTGLRWWNLNTGRLVHEFTEHTAHVTAVAATPTGRRAVSGDAEGTLHAWDLAAPGHLRTLTGHTAQINAVAISTDGRHALSVSEDGTLRLWDLATGQCLHQRELGYIASAAMTPDAHHAITGMADGDALVWEIDWDYET from the coding sequence ATGACACACGACGCCCGTCCGCAGGACACGACCCTGGACCCGGAAGCGGGGGGCGTCGTACCGCGGCCCGTGGCCTGGCGGACCGGGGAGGTGCTGCTCGGGACGTATCAGATCGGGGAGTTGCTCGGGCAGGGCGGCATGGGTGAGGTGCACCGGGTGCGGCACCTCGGCTGGCAGGTGGACCTCGCCGTGAAGAGTCCCCGGCCGACGTTGTGGAGCCAGGGGGCCGACGCGTTCATCGACGAGGCCGGGGTCTGGGTGGGACTGCCGCCGCACCCGCACGTGTGCACGTGTCACTACGTGCGTGTGATCGGCGGTGTGCCGCGGATCTTCGCCGAGCTCGTCGAGGGCGGCACCGTGGCGCAGGCGTTGCGGGCCGGGCGGCTGCGCACGGTGGCGGACATCCTCGACGTGGCCATCCAGATGGCCTGGGGCCTGCGTGCCGCCCATCAGGCCGGGGTGGTACATCAGGACGTCAAGCCGTCCAACGCGCTCATCACGGCGGACGGCCTGGTGAAGATCACGGACTTCGGGCTGGCCAGTGCCCAGCAGCGTACGGGTGGAACCGGCGACGTCGCCGTCGGCGAGTCGATTCTCGCCACGCGTCGCGGGCTCACCCCGGCGTACGCCTCGCCCGAGCAGACCGCCGGGCAGCGCGTGGGGCGGCGCAGCGACGTCTGGTCGTGGGCGGTGTCGGTACTGGAGCTGTTCGCCGGGCAGGTGACGTGGCGGTGGGGCGCGCTCGCCGCCGAGGCGCTGAGTGACGCGGCGATGCCCCGGAGCGTCGTCGACCTGCTGCGGGAGTGCCTCGTCCCCGATCCGGCCGGGCGTCCCGCCGACCTCGGTCCGCTGGCCGAGCGCCTGATCGCCGTGTACCACGCCGAGGTCGGCGTCCCCTATCCGCGCACCGCGGCCGATGCCACCACCTGGCTGGCCGACGGGCGGAACAACGCCGCTCTGTCCCTGATGGACCTGGGCCGCGCCGACCAGGCCGAGACGTCCTGGCGCCAGGCGCTGGAAGTCGACCCGCATCACGTGTACTCGACCTTCAACCGGTACCTCGCGCGGTGGCGGACCGGTCAGATCGCGGACGGCGAGCTGGTCCAACGGCTCGAACGGTTTCGGTCCGCCCTGCCCGGCACCGATCCCGGCCGGCACCGGATGGACTTCCTGATCGGCACCGTGCACCTGGAACGCAACGACATCCCTGCCGCAGCCGACCTGGTGGGACGGGCGGCGCGGGCTCTGCCGGCCGATCCGGAAGTCGTGGCGGTACAGGACGCGCTGGCCGGGCGGAAGACCGTCGACCACAGCCCGGTGAGTCTTGCCGCCGGCAGTGCCGCCGGTGGCCCGGCCGGTACGTTCGCGCTGTCCGGGGACGGCCGTCAGGGCGTATGCGGCGGCGCGGACGGCACGGTGGGCTGGTGGGACCTTCGTACCGGCGCGTGCCTGCGCACCGCCGCGGGGCACGTGGGCGAGGTGTCCTCGGTCGCACTCTCCGCCGACGGGGGCAGCGCGCTGTCGGGCGGCGAGGACGGCCGTATCCGCCGGTGGGATTCCGGCACCGGCGCCTGCGTGACCACGCTGACCGGCCACGACGGACGGGTTTCCGCGGTGGCGTGCACCGACGACGGCCGGGGACTCTCCGGTGGCGCCGACGGCACCGTCCGGTGGTGGGATCTCGGCACCGGTCGCTGCCTGCGGACCCTGACCGGCCACGACGGTGTGGTCAATCACGTGGCAGGGGTGACGGGAACGCGGGCGCTGTCGGCAGGTGCGGACGGCACCGTGCGGCTGTGGGACCTGGGCACGGGCACGTGCGTCCGCGTGTTCACGGGCCACCGTGACGAGGTCAACGTGGTCGAGCCCGTCCCCGGCGAGGAGAGGTTCCTCTCGTGCGGGGAGGACGGCAGCATCCGGCTCTGGGAGATACCCGGCGGTGGGTGCCTGTGGGTGCGGGCCTACCCGCACCCGATCGTGGAGATGCTCGCGCCGAATCAGGTCGCGCTGTCGGTCGGCCCGGACGGACGTCACGCGCTCGCCGCTGACAGCGAGGGCCTGGTGACGTGGTGGGACCTGGCCGTCGGTCGATGTCTCCGCTCGTTCCACGGGCACCGCGGAGCGGTGCGCTCGGTGCGGTTCGTCGCGGACGGCCGCGCCGCGCTGTCCGCCGGCATCGACGGAACCGTGCACCGGAGGGACCTCACCCCTGGTGAACCGGCCGCGTGGGCCTACAGCCGCCCGCGTACCGCCGTCGACCTCCACGCGGACGCCGACGACTTCGAACGCAGGCTGGACACCGCCCGGTCCCGGCTCGCCCACGGTGACGCCCGCTCCGCCATCGCCGAGTTGCGCCGGGCGCGCGCCGTACCCGGGTTCGAGAACGACACGACGCTCGCGACGCTCTGGCGCCAAGCCGGTCACGGCGGGCGGCGCACCACGGTGCTCGGCACCCGCCTGCTACGGCGGCTACCCTCCCCCGCGCACCTGGCGCAGTCGGTGGCGATCACTCCGGACGCACGGTATGCCTTCACCGCCGCCGGCGACTGCGTGCTGCGGTGGTGGGATCTGAAGACCGACGAGTGCGTGGCCACGTTCCCCAGCCACAACGGCTTCCTCTCCCTCGCCGTGACGCCGGACGCACGACGTGCCCTCACGGCGACCGAAACCCTCCGGTGGTGGGAGCTGACACGCCGCACCTGCCAGCGCGAGATCACCGTACCGACCGACAAGCCGGTGTTCGCGGCGGCCATGACCCCCGACGGCCGCCGCGCGCTGTCCGCCGGGGCCGACGGGGTGCTGCGGTGGTGGGACCTGCCCGCAGGCCGCTGCCTCAAGGCGATCGAGGGCGGATTCAGCCCCGTGGCCGTCCTCGCGAACGGCCTCCGGGCGCTGTCCAGCGGTCCCGGCACCGGCCTTCGGTGGTGGAACCTGAACACCGGCCGGCTGGTGCACGAGTTCACCGAGCACACCGCCCATGTGACCGCGGTCGCGGCAACCCCCACCGGGCGGCGGGCCGTCTCCGGTGACGCCGAAGGCACGCTCCACGCCTGGGATCTGGCGGCGCCCGGCCACCTGCGCACGCTCACCGGTCACACCGCGCAGATCAATGCGGTGGCGATCAGCACAGACGGGCGCCACGCCCTGTCCGTGAGCGAGGACGGCACGCTACGCCTCTGGGACCTGGCCACGGGACAGTGCCTGCACCAGCGCGAACTCGGCTACATCGCCTCCGCCGCCATGACCCCCGACGCCCACCATGCGATCACCGGGATGGCGGACGGCGATGCGCTGGTGTGGGAGATCGACTGGGACTACGAGACGTAG
- a CDS encoding methyltransferase domain-containing protein, translated as MAVYDTIGTTYATTRRPDPRIAARLHAALGDAADVVNVGAGTGSYEPAHTVLAVEPSPVMLAQRPPGSAPAVRGVAERLPLRDDAADAALAVLTLHHWTDPAAGIAELRRVARRRVVILTWDQRVFRERFWLVREYLPEAADFDDTRATPVDRLAALLGGARVEPVPVPHDCTDGFAAAYWRRPHAYLDPRVRAAISLLAQTGEAALAPGLAALAADLSTGRWQHRHAGLLPRDSLDAGYRLLTADT; from the coding sequence ATGGCCGTCTACGACACGATCGGCACCACGTACGCCACGACCCGCCGGCCCGACCCGCGGATCGCCGCCCGGCTCCACGCCGCGCTCGGCGACGCCGCGGACGTGGTCAACGTCGGGGCGGGCACCGGCTCGTACGAACCGGCGCACACGGTGCTCGCCGTCGAGCCCAGCCCGGTCATGCTCGCCCAGCGCCCACCCGGATCCGCGCCCGCGGTGCGCGGGGTCGCCGAGCGCCTGCCGCTGCGCGACGACGCCGCGGACGCCGCGCTCGCGGTGCTGACCCTCCACCACTGGACCGACCCGGCGGCCGGCATCGCCGAGCTGCGCCGGGTCGCCCGCCGCCGCGTCGTCATCCTGACCTGGGACCAGCGGGTCTTCCGCGAGCGGTTCTGGCTGGTACGCGAGTACCTCCCCGAGGCCGCCGACTTCGACGACACCCGCGCCACCCCGGTCGACCGCCTGGCCGCGCTCCTCGGCGGCGCCCGCGTGGAGCCGGTCCCCGTCCCGCACGACTGCACGGACGGGTTCGCCGCGGCCTACTGGCGCCGCCCCCACGCGTACCTCGACCCCCGCGTACGCGCCGCCATCTCCCTCCTCGCCCAGACCGGCGAGGCCGCCCTGGCCCCCGGCCTGGCCGCACTCGCCGCCGACCTGTCGACCGGCCGCTGGCAGCACCGCCACGCCGGCCTGCTCCCCCGCGACAGCCTCGACGCCGGCTACCGCCTCCTGACAGCCGACACCTGA
- a CDS encoding DHA2 family efflux MFS transporter permease subunit → MTAPTDADPRRWVALAFIGLAQLMIVLDVTIVNIALPSAQADLDISDGDRQWVITAYTLAFGGLLLLGGRIADYTGRRRAFLTGLLGFAAASAVGGAAPNFAALLSARAAQGAFAALLAPAALSLLTTSFTERRERARAFGIFGAIAAGGGAIGLVTGGALTEYLDWRWCLYVNVPIAVVAAAGWWALPADTRTAPRPKIDVPGALLAVTGLVALVYGCSEAESEGWDSALVLGLLFLGTALLTGFVLHERIAAEPLLPLRILISRTRGSAFLSIALATVGMFAMFLFLTYYMQVVMGYSALKTGVGFLPLTAGVLAGAGGLATRLLPRVPPRALIAPGLLFAAAGTGWLATLEIDTSYAAGILPAELVMGLGMGMVMAPAINYATHGVGEDEAGIASATVNTSQQIGGSIGTALLNTVATSTTTDHLTDRLPGPGALEERRAAGGPLPDVVKAGLVEGFASAYAVASALMLAAALVVAALMNTPRPDRTKPPATELTRSDFVHLV, encoded by the coding sequence ATGACCGCACCGACAGACGCCGATCCGCGGCGCTGGGTTGCGTTGGCCTTCATCGGGCTGGCGCAGTTGATGATCGTCCTGGACGTCACGATCGTGAACATCGCGCTGCCGTCCGCGCAGGCGGATCTGGACATCTCCGACGGGGACCGGCAGTGGGTGATCACCGCGTACACCCTGGCCTTCGGCGGCCTGCTGCTCCTGGGCGGCCGGATCGCCGACTACACCGGCCGCCGCCGCGCGTTCCTGACCGGGCTGCTCGGCTTCGCCGCCGCCTCCGCGGTGGGCGGCGCGGCACCGAACTTCGCCGCCCTCCTCAGCGCCCGCGCCGCACAGGGAGCCTTCGCCGCCCTCCTCGCCCCGGCGGCGCTGTCGCTGCTCACCACGAGCTTCACCGAGCGGCGCGAACGCGCCCGCGCGTTCGGGATCTTCGGCGCGATCGCCGCCGGCGGCGGCGCGATCGGCCTGGTCACGGGCGGAGCGCTGACCGAGTACCTGGACTGGCGCTGGTGCCTGTACGTGAACGTGCCCATCGCGGTGGTGGCCGCGGCCGGCTGGTGGGCCCTGCCCGCCGACACCCGCACGGCCCCCCGCCCGAAGATCGACGTCCCCGGCGCGCTGCTCGCGGTGACCGGCCTGGTCGCCCTCGTCTACGGCTGCAGCGAGGCGGAGTCCGAGGGCTGGGACTCGGCGCTCGTCCTCGGCCTGCTCTTCCTCGGCACCGCCCTGCTGACGGGCTTCGTGCTGCACGAGCGCATCGCCGCCGAGCCGCTGCTGCCCCTGCGGATCCTGATCAGCCGCACCCGCGGCTCCGCCTTCCTGAGCATCGCCCTGGCCACCGTGGGCATGTTCGCTATGTTCCTGTTCCTGACGTACTACATGCAGGTCGTCATGGGCTACTCCGCCCTGAAGACCGGCGTGGGCTTCCTGCCGCTGACCGCCGGCGTCCTGGCCGGTGCCGGCGGCCTGGCCACCCGCCTGCTGCCCAGGGTGCCCCCGCGCGCACTCATCGCCCCCGGACTGCTGTTCGCCGCGGCCGGCACCGGCTGGCTGGCCACGCTGGAGATCGACACCTCCTACGCGGCCGGGATCCTGCCCGCCGAACTGGTCATGGGCCTCGGGATGGGCATGGTCATGGCCCCCGCCATCAACTACGCCACCCACGGCGTGGGCGAGGACGAAGCCGGCATCGCCTCGGCCACCGTCAACACCTCCCAGCAGATCGGCGGCTCGATCGGCACCGCCCTGCTCAACACCGTCGCCACCAGCACCACCACCGACCACCTCACCGACCGCCTGCCCGGCCCCGGCGCACTCGAAGAACGACGCGCCGCCGGCGGGCCCCTCCCCGACGTCGTCAAGGCCGGCCTCGTCGAAGGCTTCGCCTCCGCGTACGCCGTGGCCTCCGCCCTCATGCTCGCCGCCGCCCTGGTGGTCGCCGCGCTCATGAACACCCCCCGCCCCGACCGCACCAAGCCCCCCGCGACCGAACTCACCCGGTCCGACTTCGTCCACCTCGTCTGA
- a CDS encoding LuxR family transcriptional regulator gives MKTRFVSPVFVGREEQLDALRSALRQAGAGESQVRLVGGEAGIGKTRLVQEFQRDAEQGGAVVAVGACLDQGAAGLPFAPFVAVLRALHREFGPALAEHAAGMEGDLARLLPELGDVASEGRTRLFETTVRLLERLATDRTVVVVLEDLHWADRSTRELLGYLVRAMPPARLLALATFRSDALHRTHPLRAFLGELDRLRGTVRHVDLAPLGRDEVLAQLAGIRGGTAPGPAAHEVYRRSEGNPFFVEELSLSEAAGHGMSDSLRELLLIRVESLAQPAIEVVRTAALDAVVEHELLAAVAGLDEDELLDGLREAVGARILMPVRALGADGYGFRHALLREAVLDDLLPGDRRRLGRRYAEALTADATLVGSDERAVRLAGYWYHAREPARALPALLDALAETRERHVYDAHLELLERAIELWDRVPEEQRRDLVWRSSLESYPPREERQGEPGLHLIDLLAEAARAALLSWAPERGLTFVRQAERLVDERADPLRAAWFWMERSRLTAFSDRGDGGAELDHAYDLVRDTPPSPTHADVLHYLASRQRLHDADENTVALAARAVELARATGAGELELNARATLAHVRAQLGDTETAIAELYELREAATRADAPRLLGRVNINLTDALHKLGRAAEAVEAGRAGVEELSRRRLYGAASFTAANVAESLFHLGEWDAAETLVEKWRDGSTSRGYASLHLVAARTAAARGAYDAVPALLAAARQQVSRLGEPQFELPVAVVELDTAAGRGRYAEAFEVLRTSLASLPLAGQDWYVTQLLISGAQLAGDTAGLPGFDAAERRDVVDRLSGAAAGLAPGWPALLPWLAAELARAREEDDPALWARAAHAVEPSGCPHVLARIRCRWAEALLAAGVAGIGSGPGAAAGTGADAAAGPREQAAELLAQAHAEAVRLGAKPLREDTELLAGRARIALTTTCADAPAARDPLDGFGLTAREREVLRLVAAGRSNRQIAEDLFISPKTASVHVSHMMAKLGAASRGEAAAIAHRMRFFQEPVGDH, from the coding sequence GTGAAGACCCGGTTCGTCAGTCCCGTGTTCGTCGGCCGGGAAGAGCAGCTCGACGCACTGCGGTCGGCGCTCCGGCAGGCCGGCGCGGGCGAGTCGCAGGTGCGCCTCGTGGGCGGTGAGGCCGGGATCGGCAAGACCCGCCTGGTGCAGGAGTTCCAGCGGGACGCGGAGCAGGGCGGCGCCGTCGTCGCCGTGGGCGCCTGCCTGGACCAGGGCGCGGCCGGGCTGCCGTTCGCCCCCTTCGTCGCCGTACTGCGCGCCCTGCACCGCGAGTTCGGCCCCGCGCTTGCGGAGCACGCCGCGGGCATGGAGGGCGACCTGGCCCGGCTGCTGCCCGAGCTGGGCGACGTCGCTTCCGAGGGCCGTACCCGCCTGTTCGAGACGACGGTCCGGCTGCTGGAGCGGCTCGCCACCGACCGCACCGTCGTCGTCGTGCTGGAGGATCTGCACTGGGCGGACCGGTCCACGCGCGAGCTGCTCGGCTATCTCGTACGGGCCATGCCGCCCGCCCGGCTGCTGGCGCTGGCGACGTTCCGCTCCGACGCGCTGCACCGCACGCACCCGCTCCGGGCCTTCCTCGGCGAGCTGGACCGGCTCCGCGGCACCGTACGGCACGTCGACCTCGCCCCGCTCGGCCGGGACGAGGTGCTCGCCCAGCTCGCCGGCATCCGCGGCGGCACCGCGCCCGGGCCCGCCGCGCACGAGGTCTACCGGCGGTCCGAGGGCAACCCCTTCTTCGTCGAGGAGCTGAGCCTCAGCGAGGCGGCGGGGCACGGGATGAGCGACTCGCTGCGGGAGCTGCTGCTGATCAGGGTGGAGTCGCTGGCGCAGCCCGCGATCGAGGTGGTGCGTACGGCCGCCCTCGACGCCGTCGTCGAGCACGAGCTGCTGGCCGCCGTCGCCGGCCTCGACGAGGACGAACTGCTGGACGGCCTGCGGGAAGCGGTCGGCGCCCGCATCCTCATGCCGGTCCGCGCCCTGGGAGCCGACGGCTACGGCTTCCGGCACGCCCTCCTGCGCGAGGCCGTGCTCGACGACCTGCTGCCGGGCGACCGCCGCCGGCTCGGCCGCCGCTACGCGGAGGCGCTCACGGCGGACGCCACGCTCGTCGGCAGCGACGAGCGGGCGGTCCGGCTGGCCGGGTACTGGTACCACGCCCGCGAGCCGGCCCGGGCGCTGCCCGCGCTGCTCGACGCGCTCGCGGAGACGCGCGAGCGCCACGTCTACGACGCCCACCTGGAGCTGCTGGAGCGGGCGATCGAACTGTGGGACCGGGTGCCGGAGGAGCAGCGCCGCGACCTCGTGTGGCGGTCCTCGCTGGAGTCGTACCCGCCGCGGGAGGAACGGCAGGGAGAGCCCGGCCTGCACCTGATCGACCTGCTCGCGGAGGCCGCCCGCGCGGCCCTCCTGAGCTGGGCCCCGGAGCGCGGACTGACCTTCGTCCGGCAGGCGGAGCGGCTGGTCGACGAGCGCGCGGACCCGCTGCGGGCGGCCTGGTTCTGGATGGAGCGCTCGCGGCTGACCGCCTTCTCGGACCGCGGCGACGGTGGGGCGGAGCTGGACCACGCCTACGACCTCGTACGCGACACGCCCCCGTCGCCCACCCACGCGGACGTCCTGCACTACCTCGCCTCCCGGCAACGGCTGCACGACGCCGACGAGAACACCGTCGCGCTCGCCGCCCGCGCCGTGGAGCTGGCCCGGGCCACCGGGGCCGGCGAGCTGGAGCTGAACGCGCGCGCCACGCTGGCGCACGTGCGCGCACAACTGGGCGACACCGAGACGGCCATCGCCGAGCTGTACGAGCTGCGCGAAGCGGCCACCCGGGCCGACGCGCCCCGGCTGCTCGGCCGGGTGAACATCAACCTGACCGACGCGCTGCACAAGCTCGGCAGGGCGGCCGAGGCCGTCGAGGCCGGCCGGGCCGGGGTCGAGGAGCTGAGCCGCCGGCGGCTGTACGGGGCCGCCTCGTTCACCGCCGCGAACGTCGCCGAGTCGCTGTTCCATCTGGGCGAGTGGGACGCGGCGGAGACGCTGGTCGAGAAGTGGCGCGACGGCTCGACCTCCCGGGGCTACGCGTCCTTGCACCTGGTCGCCGCGCGCACCGCCGCCGCCCGCGGCGCGTACGACGCGGTTCCCGCGCTGCTGGCCGCTGCCCGGCAGCAGGTGAGCCGGCTGGGGGAGCCGCAGTTCGAGCTGCCCGTCGCGGTGGTGGAACTGGACACCGCCGCCGGCCGGGGCCGGTACGCCGAGGCGTTCGAGGTGCTGCGGACCTCGCTCGCGTCGCTGCCGCTGGCCGGCCAGGACTGGTACGTGACGCAGTTGCTGATCTCCGGCGCCCAACTGGCGGGGGACACCGCGGGCCTGCCCGGGTTCGACGCCGCGGAGCGACGGGACGTGGTCGACCGGCTGTCCGGCGCGGCGGCGGGCCTGGCTCCCGGCTGGCCGGCGCTCCTGCCGTGGCTGGCCGCCGAACTCGCCCGCGCCCGGGAGGAGGACGACCCCGCCCTGTGGGCCCGGGCGGCCCACGCCGTCGAGCCGAGCGGGTGCCCGCACGTCCTGGCGCGTATCCGGTGCCGGTGGGCGGAGGCGCTCCTGGCCGCCGGCGTGGCGGGGATCGGGTCCGGTCCGGGGGCCGCGGCCGGGACCGGGGCCGACGCCGCGGCCGGGCCCCGCGAGCAGGCGGCGGAGCTGCTGGCGCAGGCGCACGCGGAGGCCGTACGCCTCGGCGCCAAGCCGCTGCGGGAGGACACCGAACTCCTCGCCGGCCGCGCCCGTATCGCCCTGACCACCACCTGCGCCGACGCCCCCGCGGCGCGCGACCCGCTGGACGGGTTCGGCCTGACCGCGCGCGAGCGCGAGGTGTTGCGGCTGGTCGCGGCGGGACGCAGCAACCGGCAGATCGCGGAGGACCTGTTCATCTCGCCGAAGACGGCGAGCGTGCACGTCTCCCACATGATGGCCAAGCTCGGCGCCGCCAGCCGCGGAGAAGCGGCGGCGATCGCCCACCGGATGCGCTTCTTCCAGGAGCCGGTGGGGGATCACTAG
- a CDS encoding ABC transporter permease, which yields MRAFRAGPFLTPVVLVLLLAAVAGLFAGSYTAAMANPTPRDLPVAVVGDVAAEPGARAFVRGLEDATGASVELRPYATYAQARNAVEEQRVFAILRVGQDRVRMDLSGAAGASVARLLTDEAPRVAKRAGVALTVRDIKPMQSGDPQGLALFYITLAAVIIGFMGALQLSVHAPSLNPAERVGFTVAYALLGGFAIYAVVDWQLEVVRLPFPQSWLTLALTMFTSGMVFTMFNTLLGRWAVLPTWLVMVVVGNPSSGGAVSWPLLPSPLGEIGRWLPPGASVNAQHTAVYFAGHQHPFPYLVLAGWAIAGTAVFWTWRHRHPGGREPVPGEGAPAP from the coding sequence ATCCGCGCCTTCCGCGCCGGGCCTTTCCTGACGCCGGTGGTGCTGGTGCTGCTCCTGGCCGCCGTCGCGGGGCTCTTCGCCGGTTCGTACACCGCCGCGATGGCGAACCCGACACCGCGCGACCTGCCGGTCGCGGTGGTCGGCGACGTGGCCGCGGAACCGGGGGCGCGGGCGTTCGTGCGGGGCCTGGAGGACGCCACGGGCGCGTCCGTGGAGCTGCGCCCGTACGCCACGTACGCGCAGGCCAGGAACGCGGTCGAGGAGCAGCGGGTCTTCGCCATCCTGCGGGTCGGGCAGGACCGGGTCCGGATGGACCTCTCGGGCGCAGCCGGCGCGTCGGTGGCGCGGCTGCTGACCGACGAGGCGCCGAGGGTGGCGAAGCGGGCGGGGGTGGCGCTGACCGTACGGGACATCAAGCCGATGCAGTCCGGGGACCCGCAGGGGCTCGCGCTCTTCTACATCACGCTCGCGGCGGTGATCATCGGCTTCATGGGCGCCCTCCAGTTGAGCGTGCACGCGCCCTCGCTGAACCCGGCGGAGCGGGTCGGGTTCACGGTCGCGTACGCGCTGCTCGGGGGCTTCGCGATCTACGCGGTGGTGGACTGGCAACTGGAAGTGGTGCGGCTGCCCTTCCCGCAGTCGTGGCTGACGCTGGCGCTGACGATGTTCACGTCGGGCATGGTCTTCACCATGTTCAACACCCTGCTGGGGAGGTGGGCGGTCCTGCCGACGTGGCTGGTGATGGTGGTGGTCGGCAACCCGTCGTCCGGCGGGGCGGTCTCGTGGCCGCTGCTGCCGTCGCCGCTGGGCGAGATCGGCCGCTGGCTGCCGCCGGGCGCGTCGGTCAACGCCCAGCACACGGCGGTGTACTTCGCGGGCCACCAGCACCCGTTCCCGTACCTGGTGCTGGCGGGGTGGGCGATCGCCGGCACGGCGGTCTTCTGGACCTGGCGCCACCGCCACCCGGGCGGCCGGGAGCCGGTACCGGGGGAGGGGGCACCGGCGCCGTAG